The Brachyhypopomus gauderio isolate BG-103 chromosome 1, BGAUD_0.2, whole genome shotgun sequence genome includes a window with the following:
- the etnk2 gene encoding ethanolamine kinase 2, whose product METEIHVPVGSPVIRKFPIYVDEHNVADGALKLIKELRPCWDTSAVKTKLFTDGTTNKLVGCYVEESPEDVVLVRVYGNKTELIVDRDNELKSFQVLHANGCAPRLYCTFHNGICYEFMQGDALGTQDVRDPVLRRLIAREMARIHAIHAHNGCVPKPNLWIKMRKYFSLVATEFTEEASNGRIQKEVPSKEVLEEEMAWMKEHLSQLGSPVVLCHNDLLCKNIIYNMKEGYVRFIDYEYSSYNYQAFDIGNHFNEFAGMSEPDYSLYPSRQMQLDWLHTYLKTYKLLTQKGEEVSEQELETLYVQVNKFSLASHFFWGFWALIQAKYSSIDFDFLGYAVLRFNQYFKTKPVVMALQVPE is encoded by the exons ATGGAGACGGAGATACACGTGCCTGTGGGCTCGCCGGTAATAAGAAAATTCCCAATCTATGTAGACGAGCATAACGTGGCAGACGGAGCGTTGAAGTTAATAAAGGAGCTGCGGCCATGCTGGGACACGAGCGCGGTGAAGACCAAG CTTTTCACCGATGGGACAACCAACAAGCTGGTGGGCTGTTATGTGGAGGAGAGTCCAGAGGACGTGGTGCTAGTGAGGGTGTACGGCAACAAGACGGAGCTGATCGTGGACCGTGACAACGAGCTGAAGAGCTTCCAGGTCCTGCACGCCAACGGCTGCGCCCCCCGCCTGTACTGCACCTTCCACAATGGCATCTGCTACGAGTTCATGCAGGGGGACGCCCTCGGCACGCAGGACGTCCGGGATCCTGTGCTGCGTAG GCTTATCGCTAGGGAGATGGCGCGGATTCACGCCATCCACGCCCACAACGGCTGCGTCCCCAAACCCAACCTGTGGATCAAGATGCGCAAGTACTTTTCCCTGGTCGCCACAGAGTTCACCGAGGAGGCCTCCAATGGCAG GATCCAAAAGGAGGTCCCCAGTAAGGAAGTTCTGGAAGAGGAGATGGCCTGGATGAAGGAACACCTGTCACAGCTGGGCTCCCCCGTCGTCCTCTGCCACAACGACCTGCTCTGCAAAAACATAATTTACAACATGAAAGAAG GTTATGTTCGGTTCATTGACTATGAGTACTCAAGCTATAACTACCAGGCTTTTGACATCGGAAACCATTTCAATGAGTTTGCAG gcatGAGTGAACCGGACTACAGTTTGTACCCCAGTCGTCAGATGCAGCTTGACTGGCTGCACACGTACCTGAAGACCTACAAGCTCTTAACCCAGAAGGGGGAGGAGGTGAGCGAGCAGGAACTGGAGACGCTGTACGTGCAGGTCAACAAGTTCTCCCTG GCATCACATTTCTTCTGGGGTTTCTGGGCTCTGATCCAGGCCAAGTACTCCTCCATCGACTTTGACTTTCTTGG GTATGCCGTGCTACGTTTTAATCAGTACTTTAAGACCAAGCCCGTGGTAATGGCCCTCCAGGTCCCGGAGTGA